The following are encoded together in the Falsiruegeria litorea R37 genome:
- a CDS encoding cytochrome b has product MNRRSVLKWMHWLSAGLIGYFFLVEPDEVPADPGAGLSTHAGMGLLLAIVVGIWTLIYLRKGLAGRPGPKLPGVAKRLHPLSHKALQWGMPIIVATGAMAGLAAPFAVRAFGWLQINPGIGSKTLHDLAQEVHEIAFDALIIVVVGHIGFHLWRHLWLKDNALRIMVPRILHKYL; this is encoded by the coding sequence ATGAACCGACGCTCTGTTTTGAAATGGATGCACTGGCTGTCGGCCGGGTTGATCGGGTATTTCTTTCTGGTCGAACCGGATGAGGTACCCGCAGATCCCGGCGCTGGCCTTAGCACCCATGCGGGCATGGGGCTTTTGCTGGCCATCGTCGTTGGTATTTGGACCCTGATCTATCTGCGAAAAGGGTTGGCTGGCCGTCCTGGCCCCAAACTGCCGGGCGTTGCCAAGCGCCTGCATCCGCTGTCTCACAAGGCCCTGCAATGGGGCATGCCCATCATTGTCGCCACTGGCGCCATGGCCGGCCTCGCCGCCCCCTTTGCCGTTCGCGCCTTTGGTTGGCTGCAGATAAACCCCGGCATTGGCAGCAAGACCCTGCATGATCTTGCGCAAGAGGTTCACGAGATTGCCTTTGACGCGCTGATCATCGTGGTTGTGGGCCACATCGGGTTTCATCTGTGGCGGCACCTCTGGCTAAAGGACAATGCGCTGCGTATCATGGTGCCGCGTATTCTGCACAAATACCTTTGA
- a CDS encoding toxic anion resistance protein has product MSDTVRQKAAEATTAVEEVTAVVLPEPQAEVVSMQDADEPVSAEIRKRMDEIDMGNTNSIVAFGSGAQAELQEISQAMLADVRNKDVGPAGDSLRNIVTTIRGFSVSELDVRRDRSWWEKLLGKAAPFAKFTAQYEEVQGQIDRITDDLLGHEHTLLKDIKSLDLLYDKTLNFYDELALYIAAGEEKLAELDSSEIPAKEAEVQAAPEEHQVMKAQELRDLRAARDDLERRVHDLKLTRQVTMQSLPSIRLVQENDKSLVTKINSTLVNTVPLWETQLAQAVTIQRSAEAAAAVRDANDLTNELLTSNAANLRESNKMIRQEMERGVFDIEAVKQANADLIGTIQESLQIADEGKAKRAAAEEDLKKMEAELRDTLAAAKARKDGIGDNSGTAVPN; this is encoded by the coding sequence ATGTCCGACACAGTCCGCCAAAAGGCAGCCGAAGCCACCACCGCCGTTGAAGAAGTGACCGCCGTTGTCTTGCCCGAGCCACAGGCCGAGGTGGTGTCGATGCAGGACGCGGACGAGCCGGTGAGCGCCGAAATCCGCAAGCGCATGGACGAGATCGACATGGGCAACACCAACTCGATCGTTGCCTTTGGCTCGGGTGCGCAGGCCGAACTGCAAGAGATCAGCCAGGCGATGCTGGCCGATGTACGCAACAAGGATGTGGGCCCTGCTGGTGACTCCCTGCGCAACATCGTCACCACCATTCGCGGCTTTTCGGTCAGCGAGCTGGACGTGCGCCGCGATCGCAGCTGGTGGGAGAAACTGCTGGGCAAGGCAGCCCCCTTTGCCAAGTTCACAGCGCAATATGAAGAGGTCCAAGGTCAGATTGACCGGATCACTGATGATCTGCTGGGGCATGAACACACGCTGCTCAAGGACATCAAATCGCTCGACTTGCTTTATGATAAGACACTGAATTTCTACGACGAACTGGCGCTCTATATCGCGGCGGGCGAAGAAAAACTGGCCGAGCTCGACAGCTCTGAGATCCCTGCGAAAGAGGCCGAGGTTCAGGCCGCCCCCGAAGAGCACCAGGTGATGAAAGCGCAGGAGCTGCGCGACCTGCGGGCGGCGCGCGACGATCTGGAACGCCGGGTACATGACCTGAAGCTGACCCGCCAGGTGACCATGCAATCCCTGCCGTCGATCCGGTTGGTGCAGGAAAACGACAAGTCGCTGGTGACCAAGATCAACTCGACGCTCGTCAACACCGTACCGCTGTGGGAGACGCAGCTGGCGCAGGCCGTCACCATCCAACGCTCGGCCGAGGCCGCAGCTGCTGTGCGTGATGCCAACGACTTGACCAACGAGTTGCTGACGTCGAACGCGGCGAACCTGCGCGAAAGCAACAAGATGATCCGCCAGGAAATGGAGCGTGGCGTCTTTGACATCGAAGCGGTGAAACAGGCCAATGCCGACCTGATCGGCACCATTCAGGAAAGCCTCCAGATCGCGGACGAAGGGAAGGCAAAGCGGGCCGCAGCCGAAGAAGACCTCAAGAAAATGGAAGCCGAACTGCGGGACACCCTGGCAGCTGCCAAGGCCCGCAAGGATGGCATTGGCGATAATTCCGGCACCGCCGTGCCGAACTGA
- a CDS encoding SPFH domain-containing protein, whose translation MGIFDFLSGQFIDVIHWVDDTRDTMVWRFEREGHEIKYGAKLTVREGQAAVFVHEGQLADVFTPGLYMLETNNMPIMTTLQHWDHGFKSPFKSEIYFVNTTRFNDLKWGTKNPIMLRDPEFGPTRIRAFGTYTVRVKDAARFLIEIVGTDGEFTMDEISFQVRNIIVQEFSRVISGSGIPVLDMAANTADLGKLIAAEVSPVLEGYGLEMPEFYIENISLPPAVEAALDKRTSMGLAGDLGKFTQYSAAEAMTAAASTPNSGMGAGLGMGMGMAMAQQMGAQQMGNMAAGQPAGPWGTRPAPAAPQAAAPVAPPPPPPVEHVWHIAVDGVTSGPFSKAKLGRMATSGEITRETFVWTAGQDGWKRAEDVQELAQLFTILPPPPPGA comes from the coding sequence ATGGGTATTTTCGATTTTCTCTCGGGGCAGTTCATCGACGTCATTCATTGGGTCGATGACACGCGGGACACAATGGTCTGGCGGTTCGAGCGTGAAGGGCACGAGATCAAATACGGCGCCAAGCTGACCGTGCGTGAGGGGCAAGCGGCCGTGTTTGTGCATGAGGGGCAGCTGGCGGATGTGTTCACGCCCGGGCTCTATATGCTCGAGACCAACAACATGCCGATCATGACAACGCTGCAGCATTGGGATCACGGCTTCAAATCGCCGTTCAAATCCGAGATCTATTTCGTCAATACGACACGGTTCAATGATCTGAAATGGGGCACCAAGAACCCGATCATGCTGCGCGACCCCGAGTTTGGTCCCACGCGCATCCGCGCCTTTGGCACCTACACCGTGCGGGTCAAAGACGCGGCCCGGTTCCTGATCGAGATCGTGGGGACCGACGGCGAATTCACCATGGACGAGATCTCATTTCAGGTGCGCAATATCATCGTGCAGGAGTTTTCGCGCGTCATCTCAGGATCAGGCATCCCGGTGCTGGACATGGCCGCCAATACGGCCGATCTGGGCAAGTTGATCGCGGCCGAGGTCTCGCCCGTGCTGGAAGGCTACGGGCTGGAGATGCCCGAGTTCTACATCGAGAACATCTCGCTGCCGCCAGCGGTCGAGGCCGCATTGGACAAGCGGACGTCGATGGGATTGGCAGGTGATCTGGGCAAGTTCACGCAATATTCGGCGGCCGAGGCGATGACCGCCGCTGCCAGCACCCCGAACAGCGGAATGGGCGCCGGTCTTGGCATGGGAATGGGCATGGCCATGGCTCAGCAGATGGGGGCTCAGCAGATGGGGAACATGGCAGCGGGTCAGCCCGCAGGTCCTTGGGGCACCCGCCCCGCCCCCGCTGCACCGCAGGCGGCAGCGCCCGTTGCACCACCGCCCCCGCCGCCGGTCGAACATGTTTGGCACATCGCGGTGGATGGGGTCACATCCGGCCCGTTCTCAAAAGCCAAACTGGGCCGCATGGCCACCTCAGGCGAGATCACGCGCGAAACTTTTGTCTGGACCGCGGGTCAGGACGGTTGGAAGCGCGCCGAGGACGTACAGGAACTGGCGCAGCTGTTCACCATTCTGCCACCACCGCCGCCTGGGGCGTAA
- a CDS encoding DUF2927 domain-containing protein, which translates to MALSACDPTPRTTPFPQTRPAGLAPVGDEVIPQSAASQDLARYYEKVQNDLLTRGLLRTDGGGPDTPFDANDLARNFETIAFFEEYSAAGIGSSARGSSGQLSRWSGPVRISTEFGASVPLEQRTTDRANIDAYVSRLARITGHSISTASRNANFHVFVAGQDDSDFLQARLQQLIPTISEAELAIFRDLPRSFYCLVVAVSGNGTPYNYTRAVALIRAEHPDLVRLSCVHEEIAQGLGLPNDSPRARPSIFNDDDEFALLTSHDEKLLMMLYDPRLKQGITAEEARPVVNILAREAMGQSL; encoded by the coding sequence ATGGCGCTGTCGGCCTGTGACCCGACACCGCGCACGACCCCCTTCCCCCAGACCCGACCAGCTGGCTTGGCCCCAGTCGGAGACGAGGTGATCCCCCAATCCGCCGCAAGTCAGGATCTAGCACGGTATTATGAGAAGGTGCAGAATGATCTGCTGACGCGCGGCTTGCTGCGCACCGACGGAGGCGGACCCGATACACCCTTTGACGCCAATGATCTGGCGCGCAATTTTGAAACCATTGCGTTTTTCGAAGAATACAGCGCGGCTGGCATTGGCTCTTCAGCACGCGGCTCCAGCGGACAGTTAAGCCGCTGGAGTGGGCCAGTGCGAATAAGCACTGAATTCGGTGCGTCTGTCCCGCTGGAACAACGCACCACCGACAGGGCCAATATCGACGCATATGTGTCACGACTGGCGCGGATAACCGGCCACTCGATCAGCACCGCGTCCCGAAATGCGAACTTTCATGTCTTTGTCGCCGGTCAAGATGACAGCGATTTCCTGCAAGCGCGGCTGCAACAGCTGATCCCGACCATCAGCGAAGCCGAATTGGCGATCTTCCGCGATCTTCCCCGCTCTTTCTATTGCCTGGTGGTGGCGGTGTCGGGCAATGGCACGCCCTACAATTACACCCGCGCCGTGGCGTTGATCCGGGCCGAGCACCCGGACCTGGTGCGCCTGTCCTGCGTGCACGAGGAAATCGCCCAAGGCCTGGGCCTGCCCAACGACAGCCCCCGCGCGCGGCCCTCGATCTTCAACGACGATGACGAGTTTGCCCTACTGACCAGCCATGACGAAAAGCTATTGATGATGCTCTACGATCCCCGGCTGAAACAAGGCATCACCGCCGAAGAGGCCCGCCCTGTGGTGAACATCCTGGCGCGCGAGGCGATGGGGCAGTCGCTCTGA
- a CDS encoding CPCC family cysteine-rich protein, with the protein MPSSADERGLDGATGRATTGRKTPTRRKHMTRAERRAANDPPPRYICPCCDYVTLAERGRCLICPICFWEDEDVYHDTDMEEPSAANHGLALSDARRSFQRIGAYEPSMVKHVLPAEKRSEYLHFPRQD; encoded by the coding sequence ATGCCCTCTTCTGCGGACGAGCGCGGACTGGACGGCGCAACTGGCCGGGCAACCACCGGCCGCAAAACGCCGACCCGACGCAAACACATGACCCGCGCCGAGCGGCGCGCGGCCAACGACCCGCCGCCGCGCTACATCTGCCCCTGCTGTGATTACGTCACCTTGGCAGAGCGCGGGAGATGTCTGATCTGTCCCATCTGCTTTTGGGAGGACGAAGACGTTTACCATGACACCGATATGGAAGAACCATCAGCCGCCAACCACGGATTGGCCCTGTCGGACGCACGGCGCAGCTTTCAGCGCATCGGCGCCTATGAACCGTCCATGGTAAAGCACGTTCTGCCCGCGGAAAAGCGGTCCGAATACCTTCATTTCCCACGCCAGGATTGA